In the Blautia coccoides genome, TTCGACAGGAATTATTATTTTGAGGGAGAGTCCCATGACTTCTGGGAATTTGTCTGTGTGCTGGACGGGACTCTGGGTGTGACGGCGGGGGAAGACATACTGATCCTTGAAAAAGGACAGTCCGTACTGCACCGGCCTATGGAATTCCACCGCCTGTGGTCCGAAGGAAGGACAGAACCCCATATTTTTGTGATCTCCTTTGCCGCGGATGCCATGCCTCAGGTAAAAGACAAGCAGTTTCAATTGACAGAGGAGAACCATAAAACCATTTCAATTTTGAGAGATACGGCAGCTATGGTTTTTGACAGGGAGGAAGATACCCTGGTAAAAAGTGTACGCACGGGCAGGGAGGCAGAGGCACAGATTTTTATCAATACAGCGGAAAATCTTCTTCTGTCTGTGCTGAACGGAAAAAAACAGAAAATGGATTACTATGAATCCATCAGTGCTGACAATTACAGACGTATTGTCCGTACATTGGAGGAACATATCCAGGAGAGACTGACCCAGGCAGACATAGCAGGATTATGCAGCATGAGTGAGGCTTCTCTGAAAAAAACGTTTTCAAAATATACAGGCATTGGAATCATGACCTATTTTACACAGATGAAGATCAGACATGCTATGGAAATGCTGGAAGACGGTATAGGGATCAATGAGACGTCAGAGCGCCTCGGATTCTGTGACAGGAATTATTTCAGCACTGTTTTCAAGCGGGTCACAGGCAGATCCCCCGCATCCTTTCTCCGGGAATCAGGGCAGTGATAAAAAGTTATCCATATTCAAATATTTTATCCCCAAAACCATATAGAAATCTGCATACGGGTATGTTACAACTATATAGAAAGAGCAAAGCAGAAAATATATAATATATTAGGAAAAGGAGCCGTTCAGATGGAAAAACTAAGAGTAGGGGTAATAGGACTTGGATGCAGAGGATACAGCCTTTTAAAAGACGTTATGCTGCATATGGCGGATGTGGAGATCACAGCCGTCTGCGACGAATATGAGGACAGGGCGCAGGCTGCGGCAGAGCTTACCAAAAATAAGACAGGAAAAACGCCGCTTACCACAGTGGATGTGCAGGAGGTACTGGACAGCAGCCAGGTGGATGCAGTTGTCATATCCTCCGCCTGGGAGAGTCATATTCCTCTTGCTGTAAAAGCTATGTACGCGGGCAAGGCGGTAGGCATGGAAGTGGGAGGCGCTTACAGTATCAAACAGTGCTGGGATTTGGTGGATGCCTGGGAAGCCACAAAGGTTCCGTTCATGCTTCTGGAAAACTGCTGTTACGGCAGAAGAGAAATGATGGTTATGAACATGGCAAAAAAAGGTGTATTGGGCAGAATCGTCCACTGCAAAGGCGGTTATCTCCATGACCTGCGTGAAGAGATTGCAGGGGGAGAAGAAAACCGCCATTACCGCCTGAGAAATTACATACACAGGAACGCAGAGAACTATCCGACCCATGAATTAGGCCCCATAGCCCAGATCCTTAATATCAACAGGGGCAACCGAATGCTGACTCTGAGTTCCATGGCATCAAAAGCAGAGGGACTTTTGGAGTATCTGACAGACCGCGGGCAGGAAATTCGGGGATTTTCCCAGGGGGATGTGGTGAATACCACCATAAAATGCGCCGGAGGTGAAACCATTCTTCTCACCCTCAACACCACACTGCCCAGATTCTACAGCCGGGATTTCACAGTATGCGGGACAAAGGGAATGTATGAAGAGGCCACCGATTCTATTTTCCTGGATAAAAAAGATGTGGAATATGATTTTAAATGGAAAGAGAAATGGGGAAATGCTGCGGATTATGAGAGCGAATATGAACATCCCACCTGGAAGAAGTTTCTTGCCGAAGGGATCCAGGGCGGTCATGACGGGATGGACTGGTTGGAATTTGAAGCGTTTTTTGACAGTGTGAGGAATCACAGGCCATGCCCCATTGATGTATACGATGCAGCCGCTTGGATGTGTATCAGTGTCCTCTCGGAAGAGTCCATTGCCCTTGGGGGTCAGCCGGTGGCAGTTCCGGATTTCACAAACGGAAAATGGATACTGCCAAGTCAGGGAAAGTAAAAATGACTGAAAAAAGTAAGGATTGAAAAAATCTGTCATATCGTATATACTATATCTGTCAGGCGTTTCGGGACGCCTCAAAATACGATAATAAGTAAAAGGTGGTAAAGATACATGGCATTATTACAGGAATGGAGAGACGTTGCGTATTCTCAGGAAGCAGACAAAGCGCAGCTGCAGAAATTCTGGACCAACTATTTTCTGATTGAAAAAGGAATCTATGAAAAACTTCTGGCCAACCCGGACGAAGTGGTCCGCGGCACAGTGAAAGACCTGGCAGATAAATTTGAAGTAGAAGTTATGACCATGGTCGGATTCCTGGATGGTATTAATGACAGTCTGAAAGTTCAGAACCCTATTGAGGAGATGGACGAGAATACAGAAGTCAATCTGGGATTTGACAAAGAACTTCTCTATAAGAACATGGTGGACGCCAAAGCGGACTGGCTGTATGAACTTCCCCAGTGGGATGAGATTTTTACTGAGGAGAAGAAAAAAGAGCTGTACAAAGAGCAGAAGAAATCCGGCACTATTGTAAAAGGTGCTAAGATCGGACGTAATGATCCGTGTCCATGCGGAAGCGGTAAAAAATATAAACACTGCTGCGGCAGAAATAAATAATTTTTAGGAGGGGCGGTGAAAACCGCCCCTTTGTGATAGAAAGGATGTAACTGTTCAGTAGCCTCGCAGTTACAGGCAAAAATCCATGCAGAATCGCCTTTGGCGATGGGATTTTTGCTTGGCCGTGGTACACTTTCTTACGGTCAGCGCAGCGAATGCGCAGACCTACTGAATAGTTACGAAAGGATACGAATGAAGACTTTATGCATTATCTTGGGGAGCATCTGCACTTTTTATTTTATAGGCATTGCCGTCTATGCGGGGCTGTCCTCCCTGTTTCCGTGTATATGGGCAGCGGGCGGTGTCTTCTTTTACGGGATCGCGGTATTTCTCCATTTAAACAGGAAACACGGAATGCTGTCCGGTTTCGCATTCCCTGCGGTCCTGAAACACGGTCTTTTGGTGCTGGCAGTGCTTTGTGTACTTGTTTTTGTGGCAGTGGAAGCCCTGATCTTTACAGGGATGTTCCACAAGCCGTCAAAGGATCTGGATTATATCATCGTACTGGGGGCGCAGGTGAACGGCACGAAACTGAGCAATTCCCTGAGACTCCGTGTGGAGCGTGCCGGAGAGTATCTGGAGGAAAATCCTGAGGCCTGCGCGGTTCTCTCAGGAGGAAAAGGAACAGGGGAGGATATCACAGAGGCGGAGGCAATGTACCGCTATCTTGTGAAAAAAGGAGTTTCTCCTGATCGGCTTCTGAAAGAGGAACACTCCACAAATACCAGTGAGAACCTGAAATTTTCTCTAAAGATCATCGACACAGAGGAAGATGGCAAAGGAAAAGAGGCATCCATCGGAGTAGTGACCAATAATTTTCATGTGTACCGGGGTGTGGCCCTGGGGAAAAAGCTGGGATGCTCTCATATAGAAGGAATCCCCTCCAAAAGCAATACATTCTTACAGGTGAATTACCTTGTGAGAGAATTCTTCGGAGTGGTGAAGGACAAAGCAGCAGGAAATATGTAACTGCAGAGACAGGATGGAAAATACAATTATTTTGTAAATCGGAGAGGGAAGAATGTTAAAGATCAGCACGGTCAAAGAAAACTGCTTTCTGGCAATGTATCAGCGGGGGAAGCGGATTGCCGAGGAAAAGGCCTACAAAAGTTTCCTGATCGAGGAAATTTCAGAGGATACAAAAGAAGTGAGTGCACAGGTAAAGGGCAGTGGCAGCAAATGGTATGATGTGACAGTAACCTTTGACGCCCATGATGATATTACGGACTATGTATGTGACTGTTCGGCATATGGCAATTACTTTGGCATGTGCAAGCACTGTGTAGCTCTGGCCCTCGCCTACCGGGACACCCAAAAGCCCCCGGAGCGTCAGGAAATCGTGGACTTTCCCGTGGGAGGCCCCAGAAAACGCGAAACATCAGATACGCTGAAAAATACCATAGCAAAGTATGCTGTGCGCAATAATGCCTATCTGTTGGGGGAATATTACGGTCAGATCCGTCTGGAACCGGTCATCACATCCTCATACAATTCCTACCATATAGAGTTTAAAATAGGTACACGCAAACTGTATGTCCTGAAAAACATATGTAAAATGCTGGACAGTGTGGAATACGGTAAATATGATTCGTACGGCAAAAATCTGGGGTTTATCCATGACCGCTCCGCATTTACCCCGGAAGCCCTCACCTGGATCGATCTTCTGTCTGATTATTTGAAAACACAGTATAATAATCTGGAATTCAGTTCCCAGGTGTACAGCTCCAGCTTCCGC is a window encoding:
- a CDS encoding AraC family transcriptional regulator; this encodes MRRYFQGCAVSKYISITSLFTIFEEIFDRNYYFEGESHDFWEFVCVLDGTLGVTAGEDILILEKGQSVLHRPMEFHRLWSEGRTEPHIFVISFAADAMPQVKDKQFQLTEENHKTISILRDTAAMVFDREEDTLVKSVRTGREAEAQIFINTAENLLLSVLNGKKQKMDYYESISADNYRRIVRTLEEHIQERLTQADIAGLCSMSEASLKKTFSKYTGIGIMTYFTQMKIRHAMEMLEDGIGINETSERLGFCDRNYFSTVFKRVTGRSPASFLRESGQ
- a CDS encoding Gfo/Idh/MocA family protein; the encoded protein is MEKLRVGVIGLGCRGYSLLKDVMLHMADVEITAVCDEYEDRAQAAAELTKNKTGKTPLTTVDVQEVLDSSQVDAVVISSAWESHIPLAVKAMYAGKAVGMEVGGAYSIKQCWDLVDAWEATKVPFMLLENCCYGRREMMVMNMAKKGVLGRIVHCKGGYLHDLREEIAGGEENRHYRLRNYIHRNAENYPTHELGPIAQILNINRGNRMLTLSSMASKAEGLLEYLTDRGQEIRGFSQGDVVNTTIKCAGGETILLTLNTTLPRFYSRDFTVCGTKGMYEEATDSIFLDKKDVEYDFKWKEKWGNAADYESEYEHPTWKKFLAEGIQGGHDGMDWLEFEAFFDSVRNHRPCPIDVYDAAAWMCISVLSEESIALGGQPVAVPDFTNGKWILPSQGK
- a CDS encoding SEC-C metal-binding domain-containing protein — its product is MALLQEWRDVAYSQEADKAQLQKFWTNYFLIEKGIYEKLLANPDEVVRGTVKDLADKFEVEVMTMVGFLDGINDSLKVQNPIEEMDENTEVNLGFDKELLYKNMVDAKADWLYELPQWDEIFTEEKKKELYKEQKKSGTIVKGAKIGRNDPCPCGSGKKYKHCCGRNK
- a CDS encoding YdcF family protein, whose product is MKTLCIILGSICTFYFIGIAVYAGLSSLFPCIWAAGGVFFYGIAVFLHLNRKHGMLSGFAFPAVLKHGLLVLAVLCVLVFVAVEALIFTGMFHKPSKDLDYIIVLGAQVNGTKLSNSLRLRVERAGEYLEENPEACAVLSGGKGTGEDITEAEAMYRYLVKKGVSPDRLLKEEHSTNTSENLKFSLKIIDTEEDGKGKEASIGVVTNNFHVYRGVALGKKLGCSHIEGIPSKSNTFLQVNYLVREFFGVVKDKAAGNM